ATTACTCGTAAACAAATCTCTCTACATAGATGTTTCAGACAAATTCATGGATTTTCTTCAGAGGACAAGAACAGCAGATAGTTTTAGAGAACTCGCTAGTCACAAACTTGTTCGTGAAAGTATTCTTTCCAAGATTGATTCCGCAGACAGAGGCCCTCCAACAAAGGAAGACAAGGCACGGTCACAAACATCATTTTGTTCCAGTCGATCTCATAGATCCTCAGTTGATTACATACTTACTAAACAGAGACTAAAACATGAAAGAGCAAAGGTGAACATGGAGTTTATGGAAAAGGAGGCAAAAGTATTAAAACAACAAACTGAAGTCGACATAAGTCTGAAAATTACTTAGATCGAAAAGAGACCTAAAAGAAGCAGAGGCAGAACTCCATGCTGTACAGGAACTAATTGAGGAAGATAAGAACAGCCTTGATAGTCATGTGATACAGCTACGTACAGAAGCCTTTGTAAACGATACTGTGAATTTTGTAGGGAAGGATATCAACCAGGCAGATCAGCCGAGTCCAGAACCAATACAGAACCTCCCTCCGCTTCCTGATTTCAGTAACATTACAGCTGATCAATTCACCAGCCCTCCACTTCGTCCAACTGCTCCAACCTTCCAACCGGCTTTATCGGAGTTCCCATTTTCAAATCAACTGCCAAAGGAAACCCCTCAGGTTAAGTTTGTTACACACCGTCCTATAAGACCTCCAGTACAATCTACACCACTAGAGGCACACGTACCACAGTTTGTCATCCCAGATTCTCCTCATATCGCTTCATCTCAATGGGGCTCTCCTGAACAACATCCAGCCACACCTAGTCCAGCTATGATTAACAGCAGTTATAAGGACACTACGGAACTCACCAAGTTCATGATAAAAAAGGATCTTTTGTTGTCAAGATTCACTCAGTTCTCTGATGAACCACAAAGATTCATGCTTTGCAAAGCCAGTTTCAAGAACATTATAAGAGAGCTTGATGTCACTGTTACAGAAGAACTTGATCTTTTAGTAAGATGGTTGGGCCCAGAGTCCTCTAAACAGGCATTAAGTCTTAGAGCAGCACACTCCCATGATGAGAGGTTAGCACTTACCAAGATATGGGATAGGATCGACAGCAGGTATGGTTCTCCGGAGCTTGTTGTACAGTCATTTCAAAGGAGGCTAGATCAATTCCCTAGGCTATCTAACAAGGATAATCTGAAGATGTATGAACTTTCTGATTTACTGACTGAGATGCAATCCTTAAAGGAAAACGTGATGTACACTGCTTCGTTGGCTCATTTAGACTCTTCAGCTGGAGTGAAGCCTATAGTCAACAAACTTCCATCGTTCGTACAACGAAAATGGACGGACATGGCCTTTAGGCACAAGAAAGATCAAAACATCCTCTATCCACCATTTAGTGTCTTCTCCAGTTTCGTAGCGGGTATGGCTGAAAGAATGAATGATCCAGGACTTCAATTGGACCCACCTCAGTCAACTCAAACCAAGGTATCAGAGAGTGCTACAGGGAAGAGGAGTGGAAATATGAAGGTTTCTAGTAAAAAGACTGATGTAGAGAAACAAAACCCTCCGACTCACATATGTCATATTCACGGTGAAGGTGCCCGTCACACCTTGAAAGACTGTCGCTTATTCTTATCCAAGCCTGTACCTGATAGGAAGAATATTCTGAAAAAACATGGTTACTGCTTTAAATGTTGTAATGACAAACATCTAGCGAAATCCTGCAAAGTCACTGTGAAGTGGGAGATTTGTGGTGGAAGTCGGCACCCTACTATACTCCATATAGAAGACTACTCCCAGAATCCTACTTCAGTCCATGGAGGGGAGCATATCTCTACCACTGTCTCAGGACAACATAACAGTACTCAGGCCTGCTGTACGCAAGTGTGTAAAAATCCGACAAGAATGGGTAAATCATGTTCAAAAACTGTATTTGTCAAATATATCCTAATGGAGAGCAACACAAGGCTATTCGTCTATACGCAGTCATAGATGACCAGAGTAATGCTAGTTTAGCCAAAACTGCATTTTTCGACTGATTTGGAGAAAACGTTCAATATACAGAGTACACCATGGCGTCCTGTTCTGGAGTAATTCCTTGCTCTGGGAGGAAAGCCCAAGGATACGTGGTGGAGTCAATAGATGGAGAGTTTTCTCTTAACCTTCCAGTCCTCCTGGAATGTGACAATATCCCGAATAACCGGAATGAAATCCCTACTCCTGAAGCAGCTCGAGTTCATTCCCATTTGCAGGGAATCGCTCAACAAATTCAACCATTAGATCACAACGCAGAGATCttgatgttaataggacgcgaCATGCCTACTGCGCATCATGTCATGGACCAAAGGATAGGACCCATGGACGGACCATACGCCCAACGTCTCAAACTTGGATGGGTTATTATTGGAGAAGTATGTCTGGGCAAGGTACACCAGACATCCTATATTACTACGAATAAGGTACATGACCTCGTTGATGGACGACCCTCATTGATGGAACCCTGTCCTAACTGTTTTGATTTCAAAGAGGACAATCCCAGAACAACCACCTTCCCGTTGTTTGCCAAGACTCAACACGACGATAAGCCTGGCCACTCGATTGAGGATAAACAATTCCTGCGTGTGATGAACACGGGTTTCAAGAAAAACAGTCATGGTCAGTGGGAAGCACCTATACCGTTAAGGCCAGATCGTCCGCGATTGCCTGACAATCTAGCCCAGAGCCTACGGAGAGCAATGATACTGGATACCAGTCTCCGTAGAGATCAGCGTAA
This region of Argopecten irradians isolate NY unplaced genomic scaffold, Ai_NY scaffold_0612, whole genome shotgun sequence genomic DNA includes:
- the LOC138313195 gene encoding uncharacterized protein, coding for MASCSGVIPCSGRKAQGYVVESIDGEFSLNLPVLLECDNIPNNRNEIPTPEAARVHSHLQGIAQQIQPLDHNAEILMLIGRDMPTAHHVMDQRIGPMDGPYAQRLKLGWVIIGEVCLGKVHQTSYITTNKVHDLVDGRPSLMEPCPNCFDFKEDNPRTTTFPLFAKTQHDDKPGHSIEDKQFLRVMNTGFKKNSHGQWEAPIPLRPDRPRLPDNLAQSLRRAMILDTSLRRDQRKHSHMMEFMSKVLEKGHAEIAPDLASEEERWYLPLFGIYHPKKPNKIRCVFDSSAKENGLSLNSVLMTGPDLTNSLLGVLLRFRKDPVAVMADVEQMFYCFKVVQEHRNLLRFFWYADNSISNPLIEYRMTSHVFGNSPSPAVASYGLRKAAENSDKDVQEFVSRNFYVDDGLTSTPDATTAVSLIKRTQRSLHENGGIRLHKIASNSDKKF